A single genomic interval of Eleutherodactylus coqui strain aEleCoq1 chromosome 3, aEleCoq1.hap1, whole genome shotgun sequence harbors:
- the LOC136620075 gene encoding uncharacterized protein → MPAPPQWLPSHHTDTSSTIRVAAPPQWLQPHHTDASSTTAATAPPYQCQLHHISHSPIIPMPAPPQRLQLHHTGASSPTAATAPPYRRQFHPSSYSPTIPMPAPTHQPQPHHTGASPTTVATAPPCWCQLQPNSYSPTILVPTPPQWLHPTIPVPAPPQWLQPHHTSASPTTAATDPPYRCHLHQSSYSPTIPTPVPPQQLPPDHTGASSTPAVTAQPYQCQLHHISHSPTIPVPAPPQWLPPHHAGASSNPAATAPPYWCQLHHSGYTPPYRCKLHHISHSPTIPVLALPQRLQTHHTGAISTKAATAPPYQCQPHHSGYSPTILVQAPTQQLQPHHTGASPTTAATAPPYRCQPHHSSRTTIS, encoded by the coding sequence ATGCCAGCTCCACCACAGTGGCTTCCGTCCCACCATACCGATACCAGCTCCACCATAAGGGTGGCAGCCCCGCCACAGTGGCTACAGCCCCACCATACCGATGCCAGCTCCACCACAGCAGCTACAGCTCCACCATACCAATGCCAGCTCCACCACATCAGCCACAGCCCCATCATACCGATGCCAGCTCCACCACAGCGGCTACAGCTCCACCATACCGGTGCCAGCTCCCCCACAGCGGCTACAGCCCCACCATACCGACGCCAGTTCCACCCCAGCAGCTACAGCCCAACCATACCAATGCCAGCTCCAACACATCAGCCACAGCCCCACCATACCGGTGCCAGCCCCACCACAGTGGCTACAGCCCCACCATGCTGGTGCCAGCTCCAACCCAACAGCTACAGCCCCACCATACTGGTGCCAACTCCACCACAGTGGCTACACCCCACCATACCGGTGCCAGCTCCACCACAGTGGCTACAGCCCCACCATACCAGTGCTAGCCCTACCACAGCGGCTACAGACCCACCATACCGGTGCCATCTCCACCAAAGCAGCTACAGCCCCACCATACCGACGCCAGTTCCACCCCAGCAGCTACCGCCCGACCATACTGGTGCCAGCTCCACCCCAGCAGTCACAGCCCAACCGTACCAATGCCAGCTCCACCACATCAGCCACAGCCCCACCATACCGGTGCCAGCCCCACCACAGTGGCTTCCGCCCCACCATGCCGGTGCCAGCTCCAACCCAGCAGCTACAGCCCCACCATACTGGTGCCAGCTCCACCACAGTGGCTACACCCCACCATACCGGTGCAAGCTCCACCACATCAGCCACAGCCCCACCATACCAGTGCTAGCCCTACCACAGCGGCTACAGACCCACCATACCGGTGCCATCTCCACCAAAGCAGCCACAGCCCCACCATACCAGTGCCAGCCCCACCACAGCGGCTACAGCCCCACCATACTGGTGCAAGCTCCAACCCAGCAGCTACAGCCCCACCATACCGGTGCCAGCCCCACCACAGCAGCTACAGCCCCACCATACCGGTGCCAGCCCCACCATAGCAGCCGCACAACCATATCTTAA